The Ptychodera flava strain L36383 chromosome 16, AS_Pfla_20210202, whole genome shotgun sequence region tttcaaaacaatttccacatatctaactattgtcatccctggacatctgtacaccaaatataaacgCTGTccgtccaggggctttaaaaagaaaatatttttgaagattttttgaccaaaaatgacaaaaattgccccaaaacagtaatatttccaattttgtcgtaatttcaacaattagaagggtaacacccttgcaaacatccaatcaaaatttgagagcaatcagGCTagctgtttcagagaagaataagttttacttaaaatgagaaaaataacccaaaaattcagcaaaaatacgaaattcaagatatcttcacaatattcataaaactgattttgatcaatctgaggaacctgtatactaaatatcaaagctatcagattagtactttttgaataaaaaaatttttgaccaaaaattcggaaaattgccccaaaattacaaatatgaaaatttcaattaaatttgtataaaattgactgaggttatcctgaggaacatgtataccaactttcaaagcaatcagatgagtgttttcagagaaaaacatttttgactaaaagctgaaaaaaataccccaaaaatagaaacatgcaaatttcatcccaaatatTAAAGACCTAATTAAAAATACCtgaaggaacctgcacaccaagtttcaacccaatctaccaacggttacagagttttagcaatttgcagtgttttttctttttctcgtcatttgcataattttgacactgacacgttcatttgaacaaattcacatctccatccctaggtgcacctgtacaccaaatactaagacagtaggtgctgcggttttggtgtttttgatgtggacagacatacatacatacttacatacagacatgcaaatcggacgcaaatgaactgattcagcttatacgataacctcacattggtataccagaTGTGAGCTAATAATATGTTTTACAGTTGAGCTGTTGTAATGAGACACTATGTACTAAAATGTATCAATGCCATAAGGCTATGTCATGCAGGTGTGGCTAGAAAATATCCTACAAATGTTTTGAGCAAAACATACCTGCAGGTGCTTTGGTTAAAGCTTGATGATCTGAGTTCGGTTCAATATAATCCAAGACTGTGAGTGGTATTTTCATGATGTGATGACACAAATAAAATTCAGGGATGTACACCAGTGAAAAGAATGTGAGTGACAATATGTACACTATCATTACACTATCATGTACACTATCTATTTGCTTGCCTAAATAACATTAACATGTTTCACAGTCCCTTGCTTTCATTAGTTCTTCATATTTTGCCCTCAGTAtttcctttgtttgttttttcaacaTCTTCCTGGTGGTCAGTTTGAATCCCCACATTATGGCAGACTCCATTTCCTGCATATCCTCCCAGGGCACTCTCCTTCTTCCTGCCTTGGTATACCATGGTTTCCAGGCAGTATCCCAGGATCCTTGATACCAGTGAACCTTAAATGATGTAGCTGTCCTGGACTTCACTTGGCCTAGCTGTGGGATTTCATTGTATTCGGGACAATACAATGCCACAAAATCATCAACTTGTATTGATGAGAAATCATCAACTCTGTCAATGTTTCTGTACTGCCTTCCTTGTTTTCCAATAGTTATCTGAGAAAATACAAATTAATTGATTTAAAAAGTGTGAATactgttttcatttattttttgagaTTACAGGTTCCAGGCAGTGCATCATCTGAGAAAAACTAGTATGCTTCCAGTTAAAATGGCCAAAGGGGTATTTAAAAAGGATTGTAGCTTTTGTTCACATGTGTTGCTATGGAACTTGAAGAGGTCActtcacatacatacatcctgAAAAATAGCTTTAACTTAAGTGATACAGTACAATATAAAAAAACTTGGTCAGACTGACTGTGAATAACATTGACATTAAATTTATGTGGTTTATTCTCCACACACAGAACAAATTAAGACACTTTTACACTGACTTTAGCAACCTGCCCAATCAAAAGGCATGCTGGCATTGActtaatatgcataaatttgATGTCAATCATTCTACCATATGAATGTTTGTGTAACTGTTTATTTGGTCTGCGTGTTTGGCAAGTTAGCTAAACTTAAAAAGCTCCATaggctgtatcttttggctattttt contains the following coding sequences:
- the LOC139114187 gene encoding nipped-B-like protein A, with translation MDVDAIKKDIPERYKHRLPDSAIQEWRKFFENVKDYEKVPEERQNWPLKELADFCKQRSQARDTVPQVSEEVEAVIKRHIQDDTHITIGKQGRQYRNIDRVDDFSSIQVDDFVALYCPEYNEIPQLGQVKSRTATSFKVHWYQGSWDTAWKPWYTKAGRRRVPWEDMQEMESAIMWGFKLTTRKMLKKQTKEILRAKYEELMKARDCETC